From the Micromonospora sediminicola genome, one window contains:
- a CDS encoding class I SAM-dependent methyltransferase yields MISDAPAFLGQFARHPLATGAVLPSGSALARDITAAVPRTGQPLVVELGPGTGAFTRTIQQRLAGRGQHLAVELNPSFAAALSRRHPAVRVIRADAATLDRVLADRHLPAADVVVSGLPWAAFGAGRQLAVLDAVLRTLRPSGAFTTFAYRHALATRPARRFRRLLTGAFEEVTVGRTVWSNLPPALVYHCRRPVAR; encoded by the coding sequence GTGATCAGCGACGCCCCCGCCTTCCTCGGCCAGTTCGCCCGGCACCCGCTCGCCACCGGCGCGGTGCTGCCCAGCGGATCGGCGCTGGCCCGGGACATCACCGCCGCCGTCCCCCGCACCGGACAGCCGCTGGTGGTCGAACTCGGCCCCGGCACCGGCGCCTTCACCCGCACCATCCAGCAGCGGCTGGCCGGACGCGGCCAGCACCTGGCGGTCGAGCTGAACCCCAGCTTCGCCGCCGCGCTCTCCCGACGTCACCCGGCCGTACGGGTCATCCGCGCGGACGCCGCCACCCTCGACCGGGTGCTGGCCGACCGGCACCTGCCCGCCGCCGACGTGGTGGTGAGCGGCCTACCGTGGGCGGCGTTCGGCGCGGGGCGTCAACTCGCCGTCCTCGACGCGGTACTGCGGACGCTCCGGCCGAGCGGCGCGTTCACCACGTTCGCCTACCGGCACGCGCTCGCGACCCGGCCGGCCCGTCGCTTCCGGCGGCTGCTGACCGGGGCCTTCGAGGAGGTGACCGTCGGCCGGACGGTCTGGTCGAACCTGCCACCGGCCCTGGTCTACCACTGCCGCCGACCCGTGGCGCGCTGA
- a CDS encoding sensor histidine kinase — protein MRGGRWTGWPELLLGLGTAALGLISTRIVIPGIPREAWAGVFAVLAGLILIGVRRWPWPVLLATSALLLVADTVTVTGADTAQFAASVALGYVAYRSGWPGTAVAYGLFVAVTLVNVIDPGNAEVLRGGVGVLRVLMLAGFAAAPVAFGRYLRGVRQAAEAAEERAREAEERRATEARMVRLTERTAIARDLHDIVAHHVAAIALRAGSARYAVQHTGRPEEAVTALGELRDTAGQVLDELRELLEVLRDPDAVEPAESQVEPVQVIRDAARRVREAGLAVQVRMPEVLHRVPLVVGTTAARVVQEALTNSLKHAGPGAVVSVDVRVTDGALLLEVLDSGPARPRTRLPVSGHGLRGMRERVGLLGGTLVAGGTDGGGWRLRVRLPIRENE, from the coding sequence ATGAGGGGCGGGCGGTGGACCGGGTGGCCCGAGCTGCTGCTCGGGCTCGGCACGGCCGCCCTGGGTCTGATCAGCACCCGGATCGTGATACCCGGCATCCCGCGCGAGGCGTGGGCCGGCGTCTTCGCGGTGCTCGCCGGGCTCATCCTGATCGGGGTACGCCGCTGGCCGTGGCCGGTGCTGCTCGCCACGTCGGCGCTGCTGCTCGTCGCCGACACGGTGACGGTGACCGGTGCGGACACCGCCCAGTTCGCCGCCTCGGTGGCGTTGGGCTACGTCGCGTACCGCTCGGGATGGCCGGGCACCGCCGTCGCGTACGGGCTCTTCGTGGCGGTGACGCTGGTCAACGTGATCGACCCGGGGAACGCGGAGGTGCTCCGTGGTGGTGTCGGCGTGCTCCGGGTGCTGATGCTGGCCGGGTTCGCCGCCGCGCCGGTGGCGTTCGGCCGCTATCTGCGTGGGGTACGGCAGGCGGCGGAGGCGGCCGAGGAGCGGGCCCGGGAGGCCGAGGAGCGGCGGGCGACCGAGGCGCGGATGGTCCGGCTGACCGAGCGGACGGCCATCGCCCGCGACCTGCACGACATCGTCGCCCACCACGTCGCGGCGATCGCGCTGCGGGCCGGGTCGGCGCGGTACGCCGTGCAGCACACCGGCCGGCCGGAGGAGGCGGTGACGGCGCTCGGCGAGTTGCGCGACACCGCCGGGCAGGTGCTGGACGAGTTGCGGGAACTGCTGGAGGTGCTCCGCGACCCGGACGCGGTGGAACCGGCGGAGTCGCAGGTCGAGCCGGTCCAGGTGATCCGCGACGCGGCCCGGCGGGTACGCGAGGCCGGCCTGGCGGTGCAGGTGCGGATGCCGGAGGTGCTGCACCGGGTGCCGTTGGTGGTCGGGACGACCGCGGCCCGGGTCGTGCAGGAGGCGTTGACCAACAGCCTGAAGCACGCCGGGCCGGGCGCGGTCGTCTCGGTCGACGTCCGGGTGACCGATGGGGCGCTCCTCCTGGAGGTGCTGGACAGCGGCCCGGCGCGCCCGCGTACCCGGCTGCCCGTGTCGGGCCACGGCCTGCGCGGCATGCGCGAGCGGGTCGGCCTGCTCGGTGGGACGCTCGTCGCGGGCGGCACCGACGGCGGCGGCTGGCGGCTACGGGTCCGACTGCCGATCAGGGAGAACGAATGA
- a CDS encoding response regulator, protein MIRVLVVDDQALVRAGVGLVLRTAGGFEVVGEAGDGHEAVRLAERLRPDVILMDLRMPRLDGIEATRRILRQQPAARVLVLTTFADDANVYGALGAGAQGYLVKDGAPEDLVDAVRRAASGEPLLAAPVLARVLRRALAAHDRDRAPDPAAAGLGLLTTREREVLALVGAGLSNAEIGARLHLGVTTVKTHVSAAMEKLELRNRVQAAVVAHRLGLVDDGFNPVPDPGGP, encoded by the coding sequence ATGATCAGAGTGCTGGTGGTCGACGACCAGGCCCTCGTCCGCGCCGGCGTGGGCCTGGTGCTGCGCACGGCCGGCGGCTTCGAGGTGGTCGGCGAGGCGGGGGACGGGCACGAGGCGGTCCGGCTCGCCGAGCGGCTGCGGCCGGACGTCATCCTGATGGACCTGCGGATGCCCCGGCTCGACGGCATCGAGGCGACGCGACGGATCCTGCGGCAGCAGCCGGCGGCCCGGGTGCTGGTGCTGACCACGTTCGCCGACGACGCGAACGTCTACGGTGCGCTCGGCGCCGGGGCGCAGGGCTACCTGGTGAAGGACGGCGCCCCCGAGGATCTGGTCGACGCGGTGCGGCGGGCGGCATCCGGTGAGCCGCTGCTCGCCGCGCCGGTGTTGGCCCGGGTGCTGCGCCGGGCGCTCGCCGCGCACGACCGCGACCGCGCCCCGGACCCGGCCGCCGCCGGGCTCGGCCTGCTCACCACCCGGGAGCGGGAGGTGCTGGCGCTGGTCGGCGCGGGGCTGTCCAACGCCGAGATCGGGGCGCGGCTGCACCTGGGGGTGACCACGGTGAAGACCCACGTCTCGGCCGCGATGGAGAAGCTGGAGCTGCGCAACCGGGTCCAGGCCGCGGTGGTGGCGCACCGGCTCGGCCTGGTCGACGACGGCTTCAACCCGGTGCCGGATCCGGGTGGACCCTAG
- a CDS encoding DedA family protein, whose amino-acid sequence MTFLDSLVDRLDALPPGLLLLVAAAVLAGEVGLLAGVVLPAATTMLRVGLLARAGRVDLGVALAVTTAAAFAGDQLGYLEGRLLGPRLRRGPLGRRVGEERWRRAEALVAAKGGSAVLLGRWTAFVRTLVPRVAGAAGLPYRRFVLADGLAVVVWVPGTVLVGWTAGGLPAGVPAAAGVAVVAAVALALGLRHLRVRRRRAVRRACSGPVRGRRGATRLRSGSRRPGAGRTAPVRRGAIDRC is encoded by the coding sequence ATGACCTTCCTGGATTCCCTGGTGGACCGGCTCGACGCGCTGCCGCCGGGCCTCCTGCTGCTGGTCGCGGCGGCGGTGCTCGCCGGCGAGGTGGGGCTGCTGGCCGGTGTGGTGCTGCCGGCCGCGACCACCATGCTGAGGGTCGGGTTGCTGGCCCGCGCCGGTCGCGTCGACCTGGGCGTCGCGCTGGCGGTGACCACCGCCGCCGCGTTCGCCGGGGACCAGCTCGGCTATCTGGAGGGGCGGCTGCTCGGCCCGAGGCTGCGGCGCGGACCGCTGGGCCGTCGGGTGGGGGAGGAGCGGTGGCGGCGCGCCGAGGCGCTGGTCGCCGCCAAGGGTGGGAGCGCCGTGCTGCTCGGCCGTTGGACCGCGTTCGTCCGGACGCTGGTGCCCCGGGTGGCGGGGGCCGCCGGCCTGCCGTACCGCCGGTTCGTGCTCGCCGACGGCCTGGCGGTGGTCGTCTGGGTGCCCGGCACGGTGCTCGTCGGTTGGACGGCCGGCGGCCTGCCGGCCGGTGTGCCGGCCGCCGCCGGGGTGGCGGTGGTCGCGGCGGTCGCGCTCGCGCTGGGGCTCCGGCACCTGCGGGTACGCCGGCGGCGCGCCGTCCGTCGTGCCTGCTCCGGGCCGGTCCGTGGCCGGCGCGGCGCCACCCGCCTCCGGTCGGGCTCGCGGCGGCCGGGGGCCGGTCGCACCGCGCCCGTCCGCCGGGGCGCGATCGACCGGTGCTGA
- a CDS encoding VOC family protein produces the protein MGAGREALTVGGLHHVEVWVPDLEAASRSWGWLLDELGWTPYQNWPVGRSWRHGPTYLVLEESPALTGRTHDRLAPGLNHLAFHAGPPAAVDRLVAGAPEHGWTLLFPDRHPHAGGPENYAAYLTDGQGYEVELVGETS, from the coding sequence ATGGGTGCCGGGCGGGAAGCGCTGACCGTCGGCGGCCTGCACCACGTGGAGGTCTGGGTACCCGACCTGGAGGCGGCCAGTCGTTCGTGGGGCTGGCTTCTCGACGAGCTGGGCTGGACCCCGTACCAGAACTGGCCGGTCGGCCGCTCCTGGCGGCACGGGCCCACCTACCTGGTGCTGGAGGAGTCCCCGGCGCTCACCGGCCGGACCCACGACCGGCTCGCGCCGGGCCTCAACCACCTGGCCTTCCACGCCGGCCCGCCGGCGGCCGTCGACCGCCTGGTCGCCGGCGCGCCCGAGCACGGCTGGACGCTGCTCTTCCCGGACCGGCACCCGCACGCGGGCGGTCCGGAGAACTATGCCGCCTACCTGACCGACGGTCAGGGCTACGAGGTCGAGTTGGTCGGCGAGACGAGCTGA
- a CDS encoding cob(I)yrinic acid a,c-diamide adenosyltransferase, producing MAVHLTRIYTKAGDAGMTRLSNNEQVPKTDPRIAAYADVDECNASIGVALALGQLPDELRAVLESVQNDMFDVGADLATPVEPDPKYPPLRVTEEYVERLEGWCDEYNARLSKLDSFILPGGTAGAALLHVARTTARRAERAAWALVAHDPDRTSPLPAKYLNRLSDLLFILSRTANPDGDVLWVPGGKR from the coding sequence ATGGCCGTCCACCTCACGCGCATCTACACCAAGGCCGGCGACGCCGGCATGACCAGGCTGAGCAACAACGAGCAGGTGCCGAAGACCGATCCGCGGATCGCCGCGTACGCCGACGTGGACGAGTGCAACGCCTCGATCGGCGTCGCGCTCGCCCTGGGGCAGCTCCCGGACGAGCTGCGGGCCGTGCTGGAGTCCGTGCAGAACGACATGTTCGACGTCGGCGCGGACCTGGCCACGCCGGTGGAGCCGGACCCGAAGTACCCGCCGCTGCGGGTCACCGAGGAGTACGTCGAGCGCCTCGAAGGCTGGTGCGACGAGTACAACGCGCGCCTGAGCAAGCTCGACTCCTTCATCCTCCCCGGCGGCACCGCGGGCGCGGCACTGCTGCACGTGGCACGGACGACCGCCCGGCGCGCCGAGCGTGCGGCATGGGCGCTGGTCGCACACGACCCCGATCGGACCAGCCCCCTCCCGGCAAAGTATCTCAACCGGCTCTCCGATCTGCTCTTTATCCTGTCAAGAACGGCGAATCCGGACGGAGACGTGCTATGGGTGCCGGGCGGGAAGCGCTGA
- the murA gene encoding UDP-N-acetylglucosamine 1-carboxyvinyltransferase, with translation MTHSLRIPDLTIPVRPDRSTAVGPGDAGDPAISDVDVIRVRGDARLAGTVHVVGAKNSALKLMAAALLAPGRSVITNVPRITDIAIMGEVLRRLGCGVRFGPDDPVDPMVARGGVERSRSVVIDVPERPGAEADYDLVRRLRASICVLGPLLARRGYVRVAHPGGDAIGSRGLDMHIAGLARMGAEISGEHGFVIAEAPDGLHGADIVLDFPSVGATENLVMAAVLARGGTTIDNAAREPEIVDICTMLNRMGARISGAGSSTLHIVGVPELRPVRHATVGDRIVAGTWAFAAAMTRGDVTVTGVDPAYLEVALDKLVTAGGLVETRGDGFRVRMDDRPRAVDVVTLPYPGFATDLLPMAIGLAAVSDGGSLITENIFDGRFMFANEMMRLGAEIRTDGHHALVCGRERLSGAPVRATDIRAGAGLIIAGLCADGTTEVSHVHHVDRGYPDFVADLRALGVEVERGTAPEEPDLAI, from the coding sequence ATGACGCACAGCCTACGGATACCGGACCTGACGATCCCGGTGCGCCCGGACCGGTCGACCGCGGTGGGGCCGGGTGACGCCGGCGACCCGGCGATCAGCGACGTCGACGTCATCCGGGTACGGGGGGACGCCCGGCTGGCCGGCACCGTGCACGTGGTGGGCGCGAAGAACTCGGCGTTGAAGCTGATGGCCGCCGCGCTGCTCGCGCCCGGCCGCAGCGTGATCACCAACGTGCCCCGGATCACCGACATCGCGATCATGGGCGAGGTGCTGCGCCGGCTCGGCTGCGGCGTACGCTTCGGCCCGGACGACCCGGTCGACCCGATGGTGGCCCGCGGCGGTGTGGAACGGTCCCGCTCGGTCGTCATCGACGTGCCGGAGCGACCCGGCGCGGAGGCCGACTACGACCTGGTCCGCCGGCTGCGCGCGTCGATCTGCGTGCTCGGCCCGCTGCTCGCCCGCCGGGGCTACGTCCGGGTGGCCCACCCCGGCGGCGACGCCATCGGCTCGCGCGGCCTGGACATGCACATCGCCGGCCTGGCCCGGATGGGCGCGGAGATCTCCGGCGAGCACGGCTTCGTCATCGCCGAGGCCCCGGACGGCCTGCACGGCGCGGACATCGTGCTGGACTTCCCGAGCGTGGGCGCCACCGAGAACCTGGTGATGGCGGCGGTGCTGGCCCGGGGCGGCACGACGATCGACAACGCGGCCCGGGAGCCGGAGATCGTCGACATCTGCACCATGCTCAACCGGATGGGCGCGCGGATCTCCGGCGCCGGCAGCTCGACGCTGCACATCGTCGGCGTACCCGAGCTGCGTCCGGTCCGGCACGCCACGGTGGGGGACCGGATCGTCGCCGGCACCTGGGCGTTCGCGGCCGCGATGACCCGGGGGGACGTCACCGTGACCGGCGTCGACCCGGCCTACCTGGAGGTCGCGCTGGACAAGCTGGTCACGGCCGGCGGCCTGGTGGAGACCCGGGGCGACGGCTTCCGGGTACGGATGGACGACCGCCCCAGGGCGGTCGACGTGGTCACGCTGCCGTACCCGGGCTTCGCCACCGACCTGCTGCCGATGGCGATCGGCCTGGCCGCGGTCAGCGACGGCGGCTCGCTGATCACCGAGAACATCTTCGACGGCCGGTTCATGTTCGCCAACGAGATGATGCGGCTCGGCGCGGAGATCCGGACCGACGGGCACCACGCCCTGGTCTGCGGCCGGGAGCGGCTCTCCGGCGCCCCGGTACGCGCCACCGACATCCGGGCCGGCGCCGGCCTGATCATCGCCGGGCTGTGCGCCGACGGGACGACCGAGGTCTCGCACGTGCACCACGTGGACCGGGGCTACCCGGACTTCGTGGCGGATCTGCGGGCGCTCGGCGTCGAGGTGGAGCGCGGCACCGCGCCGGAGGAACCCGACCTGGCCATCTGA
- a CDS encoding 3-hydroxyacyl-CoA dehydrogenase family protein, translated as MAGRLAVVGAGLMGSGIAQVAAQAGWQVTLRDVDDAATKRGVDGIRKSLTKFAEKGRIEASDVEATLGRITPTTELEAAADADIVVEAVFEKIEIKHEVFRALDKICKADAVLATNTSAIPVTQIATATERPESVVGTHFFSPVPMMKLCELVRGYKTSDATMDTARSFAEEIGKTVVVVNRDIAGFVTTRLICALAMEAVKLVESGVISAEDLDTACKLGFGHAMGPLATVDLTGVDVLLNATRNIYTDTADEKFFPPELLQRMATAGDLGRKTGQGFYSY; from the coding sequence ATGGCGGGTCGACTCGCGGTCGTCGGTGCCGGGCTGATGGGCTCGGGCATCGCCCAGGTGGCGGCGCAGGCGGGCTGGCAGGTGACGCTGCGCGACGTGGACGACGCGGCCACGAAGCGGGGCGTCGACGGCATCCGGAAGTCGCTGACGAAGTTCGCCGAGAAGGGCAGGATCGAGGCGTCCGACGTCGAGGCGACGCTGGGTCGGATCACCCCGACCACCGAGCTGGAGGCGGCGGCCGACGCGGACATCGTGGTCGAGGCGGTCTTCGAGAAGATCGAGATCAAGCACGAGGTGTTCCGCGCGCTGGACAAGATCTGCAAGGCGGACGCGGTGCTGGCCACCAACACCTCGGCCATCCCGGTCACCCAGATCGCCACCGCCACCGAGCGCCCGGAGTCGGTGGTGGGCACCCACTTCTTCTCGCCGGTGCCGATGATGAAGCTCTGTGAGCTGGTCCGGGGCTACAAGACCAGCGACGCGACCATGGACACCGCCCGGTCGTTCGCCGAGGAGATCGGCAAGACCGTGGTGGTGGTCAACCGGGACATCGCCGGCTTCGTCACCACCCGCCTGATCTGCGCGCTGGCGATGGAGGCGGTCAAGCTGGTCGAGTCCGGCGTGATCTCCGCCGAGGACCTGGACACCGCCTGCAAGCTGGGCTTCGGGCACGCGATGGGCCCGCTGGCCACCGTCGACCTGACCGGTGTGGACGTGCTCCTGAACGCCACCCGCAACATCTACACGGACACCGCGGACGAGAAGTTCTTCCCGCCGGAGCTGCTCCAGCGCATGGCCACCGCCGGCGACCTGGGCCGCAAGACCGGCCAGGGCTTCTACTCGTACTGA
- a CDS encoding alpha/beta hydrolase, producing the protein MARTLSRRTLLTAAGGIAGAGLVGGLAARQLSTPRPGPEPTVPDAPAGDERLIRIASGARGREVDFWTAVPEGYGDGRGLPVCLVLHGASATPRDYGRFGLARFLTDAVRRGAPPFALAGATGGRLSWRPAGDDDPRRMVREEVPAWCARRGFDISRTAVWGWSMGGFGALLLAETYPGWLRMAAAFSPAVRPGDAVFTGVDKLRGTPVGLWCGRQDNFLPDVRALARALPEKPVRAAWADGRHNFGYWGTVLPDAFALIGAALSPPRP; encoded by the coding sequence ATGGCACGCACGCTGAGCCGGCGGACACTGCTGACCGCCGCCGGAGGGATCGCCGGCGCCGGCCTGGTCGGCGGCCTGGCCGCCCGGCAGCTCTCCACTCCCCGGCCCGGACCGGAACCCACAGTGCCGGACGCCCCGGCCGGGGACGAGCGGCTGATCCGGATCGCCTCCGGCGCCCGCGGGCGCGAGGTGGACTTCTGGACCGCCGTGCCCGAGGGGTACGGCGACGGCCGCGGCCTGCCCGTCTGCCTGGTCCTGCACGGCGCCTCGGCCACCCCGCGCGACTACGGCCGGTTCGGGCTGGCCCGCTTCCTCACCGACGCGGTGCGGCGCGGCGCCCCGCCGTTCGCGCTCGCCGGAGCGACCGGCGGCCGGCTCTCCTGGCGTCCCGCCGGCGACGACGACCCGCGACGGATGGTGCGCGAGGAGGTGCCGGCCTGGTGCGCCCGGCGCGGCTTCGACATCAGCCGGACGGCCGTCTGGGGCTGGTCGATGGGAGGCTTCGGGGCGCTGCTGCTGGCCGAGACGTACCCGGGCTGGCTGAGGATGGCGGCGGCCTTCTCCCCGGCGGTGCGCCCCGGCGACGCGGTCTTCACCGGCGTCGACAAGCTGCGCGGCACCCCGGTCGGGCTCTGGTGCGGCCGGCAGGACAACTTCCTCCCCGACGTCCGCGCGCTGGCCCGGGCGCTGCCCGAGAAGCCGGTACGCGCCGCCTGGGCCGACGGGCGGCACAACTTCGGCTACTGGGGCACCGTCCTCCCGGACGCGTTCGCGCTGATCGGCGCCGCGCTCAGCCCGCCCCGGCCGTGA
- a CDS encoding ABC transporter permease yields MTTTTKPAAPLAAAPARRLGAGTLALRQGRLEITQFLRSRESVVFTMGFPIIMILIFAAIFSDEIAPGVSYTQYFITGMIATGLMTVSFQNLGIWIPIERDRGVLKRYRGTPMPKWVWFAGKVIMVVVIGIAETALLLAVSVALFDLDLPQTAAKWLTFGWVAVLGVTACTLCGIAISSLARTARSGSAVVTPVALVLQFISGVFFVFTSLPTWMQQVAAIFPLKWMCQGLRSVFLPDSFGGQEPGGSFELGKVALVLAAWCVIGLVLCLSTFRWTTRRDG; encoded by the coding sequence ATGACCACCACGACGAAGCCGGCGGCCCCGCTCGCCGCGGCACCGGCCCGGCGGCTCGGCGCGGGCACGCTGGCGCTGCGCCAGGGCCGGCTGGAGATCACCCAGTTCCTGCGCAGCCGGGAGTCCGTCGTGTTCACGATGGGCTTCCCGATCATCATGATCCTGATCTTCGCGGCGATCTTCAGCGACGAGATCGCCCCGGGCGTCAGCTACACGCAGTACTTCATCACCGGCATGATCGCGACCGGGCTGATGACGGTGAGCTTCCAGAACCTCGGCATCTGGATCCCGATCGAGCGGGACCGGGGCGTGCTCAAGCGCTACCGGGGCACGCCGATGCCGAAGTGGGTCTGGTTCGCCGGCAAGGTGATCATGGTGGTGGTCATCGGCATCGCCGAGACCGCGCTCCTGCTCGCCGTCTCGGTCGCGCTGTTCGACCTGGACCTGCCGCAGACCGCCGCCAAGTGGCTCACGTTCGGCTGGGTCGCCGTCCTCGGCGTCACCGCCTGCACGCTCTGCGGCATCGCCATCTCGTCGCTGGCCCGCACCGCCCGCAGCGGCTCCGCGGTGGTCACCCCGGTCGCGCTGGTCCTCCAGTTCATCTCCGGCGTGTTCTTCGTCTTCACCAGCCTGCCCACCTGGATGCAGCAGGTCGCCGCGATCTTCCCGCTCAAGTGGATGTGCCAGGGCCTGCGCTCGGTCTTCCTGCCGGACAGCTTCGGCGGCCAGGAGCCGGGCGGGTCGTTCGAGCTGGGCAAGGTGGCGCTGGTGCTGGCAGCCTGGTGCGTGATCGGCCTGGTGCTCTGCCTGAGCACCTTCCGGTGGACCACCCGCCGCGACGGCTGA
- a CDS encoding ABC transporter ATP-binding protein codes for MEDELAISVRGLRKTYGDNVAVAGVDLDVHRGEVFALLGPNGAGKTTTVEILEGYRHRDAGEVRVLGVDPARPDAGWRSRVGIVLQGTGEFDELTVGEVVRHFSGFYPDADDPDKVVERVGLGAKARARTHTLSGGQKRRLDVALGIIGRPELLFLDEPTTGFDPEARREFWELIRDLSAAGTTIVLTTHYLDEAEALADRVGVIAAGRVIEVAPPNALGNRQESLATVSWRTPEGTPGSAETATPTALVAELAARFGGEVPGLTVTRPTLEDVYLRMIGHS; via the coding sequence ATGGAAGACGAGCTCGCGATCTCCGTACGGGGACTGCGCAAGACGTACGGCGACAACGTCGCGGTGGCGGGGGTGGACCTGGACGTCCACCGGGGCGAGGTGTTCGCCCTGCTCGGCCCGAACGGCGCGGGCAAGACCACCACGGTGGAGATCCTGGAGGGCTACCGGCACCGCGACGCCGGCGAGGTGCGGGTGCTCGGCGTCGACCCGGCCAGGCCCGACGCCGGTTGGCGCTCCCGGGTGGGCATCGTGCTCCAGGGCACCGGCGAGTTCGACGAGCTGACCGTCGGCGAGGTGGTCCGGCACTTCTCCGGCTTCTACCCGGACGCCGACGACCCGGACAAGGTGGTCGAGCGGGTGGGGCTGGGCGCCAAGGCCAGGGCGCGTACGCACACGCTCTCCGGCGGGCAGAAGCGCCGCCTCGACGTGGCGCTGGGCATCATCGGCCGGCCCGAGCTGCTCTTCCTCGACGAGCCGACCACCGGTTTCGACCCGGAGGCCCGGCGCGAGTTCTGGGAGCTGATCCGGGACCTCTCGGCCGCCGGCACCACCATCGTGCTCACCACCCACTACCTGGACGAGGCCGAGGCCCTCGCCGACCGGGTCGGCGTGATCGCCGCCGGGCGGGTGATCGAGGTCGCGCCGCCGAACGCGCTGGGCAACCGGCAGGAGTCGCTGGCGACCGTCTCCTGGCGTACGCCGGAGGGAACGCCGGGCTCGGCGGAGACCGCGACGCCGACGGCGCTGGTGGCCGAGCTGGCCGCGCGCTTCGGCGGCGAGGTGCCCGGCCTGACCGTGACCCGGCCGACCCTGGAAGACGTCTACCTGCGGATGATCGGACACTCATGA